The Triticum aestivum cultivar Chinese Spring chromosome 6D, IWGSC CS RefSeq v2.1, whole genome shotgun sequence genomic sequence gcgaaactataagcccctatctttctatgtgtccggttgaaacgttctgctcatgtgtatgtggtgagtgttagcaatcatagaagactatatgatggttgagtatgtggacttgcctaaaggctccgatacgcgacccttcctaaaaagatgatgaattatagttgcaaagttgactgagaacatagtttgttggtttctaatagagtttatgctttatactttgatagtgtgatgaattgttacttattcatgagaagtctatgataaaagttttatgttaaagcttgttgttgttataataattcacatgatgcttttatgtccgtattttgtttttatcgacgcctctctaTGATTGCACTTTCACTAACCCTCTTATATACTGCTCCATGGCCTCCCTCCTTCTTACAAACAACAAAACCAATCTCATTAGACCTCTTTAAGTTAGTGTGCAGAGAAGACATGACCCATTTGTGGGATGAGAGGCAAGCCTCTTCCTAGGAGGAGGACCGTGGACTTGAAGGCCACGATTCACCTCGTGGTTCGAAGAGGGAGAGGGCATGTCATATTGAGGGCGACGATTCTCCATCAGAGGAGGAACCAGATGAGGTGACCttcgaagatgaagaggaggaggaagaagaggcgaacAAGACACTGAAAGCGATGCCCATCGAACCGGTAAAACTTATTAGCACCGGTGATCACCTCCACTTTGTCGAGAACACTCCAACCATTATGGCAAGTTGTGGCTTTCGCCGCTGCACTATCCATGAACCGTTGGAGGATTCACAATAGGAGAAGCCCAAGGCACACGGGAAAGTTCATCGTGGGAGTTGGCATTATCGTCAACCCATGAAGAAAAGTTTCTCGCAGATTCCAACTACGCCTTGATCCTCATCCACGCTCGATCCAAGATCATGTCCGCCAACTTGAGAAACATGCTAATAGTTCAAAAATTCAATGTGACCTTTGATTTTTCTCATTTTGAGGGGTCACCATCCTTTGTTTTCACCTAGTAGCGTTGGATTTAAAATAAACTCCACATAAATTTTAGTGCCCTTAATTGTTTTGGTGCTAGCCACCAAAAATGATAGGGGGCTCTAGAAGCACGTTTTACTTATGCCAATATAAATAGCAGGCAGGGTCGTGACACCTATTTAACAGCGCCCTTTGACTTGTATTCGACCACTTAACGCCTTACATATGAAACAAGCGCGACCCATCGACTAGCGCAAAATGGATAAACTTGCGCTAGCACCGTCAAAAAAACCACCTTTGTCGCAGCCGCCATGCTTGCGCACCAAGCCACATGAGAGCGCTTGAAGCCACCACTACGCCTCGACCGTCGGGGGCAGCCTGACAGTCCCTACAGTGTGGGACTATCTAGCAACCATTTGGAACGATCAATACATGGGCCCACCGGCGGCCTCAGGCGCCACGCTTCGCTCAATGAACGGAGGTGGTGAAGCTAGAATTATAAGGAGAGATACTACcttcgtctaggtgaataagtcattcgcgtagttttaggtcatcgatttgatgaattaaatatgtgttatatatcatgaaaagtatatcactagatttgtACACGGATgtagtttttaaatatatatattttgttacatataatacatatttagatagttaaatcgtcaacctagaactacgcgaacGACTTATtcaccaagacggaggtagtaaaTGTTTTCATGTAACAAGGAAAACTGCACGGCAAATTAGTACTTTTTGGGGGACCAAACGCGAAATGCCTCCTCCCCGCAGACAGGAAAGGCAGAAAAGCGCGAGCAATACAGGGGCGCAGGGGCCGCCTGGAACTCGCTCTCCACATCATTTGGCTGCAGCACCTCACCTCGTCTCTACCCCTCGATCTCCGTCGCCGTCTTCCCCCATTCTCCCAGGACCGACCATCCTCACCTCCCGATCTACCCCGCCGACGCCGCCGAGATCCTCGTTCCATGGTGTcgtgacggcggcggcgctcaTGGACCCCAAGTCCCCCGACGACCGCCCGGAGGCGGCGGCGCCACAGCCGCTAGAGTGGCGGTTCGCGCAGGTCTTCGGCGAGCGCGGTGCCGGCGAGGACGTGCAGGAAGGTAAGGCGGCCGCAGCTCCCGTGCTTTCCCTACTCGTGTGGCGCCTCGCGAGATCTACCCAGTTTCGCTGGTGGGGGTTTGACGCCGCCGCGACCCCTGAAGGCCGCGCATTTCACTCAAGGGATGCGGGGATCTCCTAGATTCGGGCGGTGGCGCCCTTTGCCAATCGAGGCTGAGGCTTCGCCGTGATTTGGGTTCCAAGCGTTGTACTTCTTGCATCGTGTTTCTCGGCGATCTAGTACGGTTCGTGGCTAAATGTCCAACAATTTATTACGGGCGGTCGGGTGTTTAGCTAAACCTCGTCGCGTGCGGGAATCAGTCACATCATGCAGTAGGCCTTGCTGCTTGGATGTGCCTCTCGTAGGATTGATTCTTGTTGCAGGGAGGCTTTGGACGTGGTAGCTGGTAATGTTGTTAGGCATCGTTGCCTCCATGCCGGTGAGTCGAGTTGACGGTAGGAAACTAGGAATGCTTGGTGGATTTGCTTAGGGTATTTATTGGCGCTTTACAGCATGGCATGTGGGTGGCGTGTTCAAAGTCCAAAACTTTTTGTGTGATGAACTGATGACATGTGGGGATCGTGGGTGCGCTATTGTTTTCTAGGCCCTGGGATGTCTGCACAATAAATTTACGAGCTTTGGCAGATGAACTGGGCGCAAACGATGTGTACTGGATGCTTCTGAGCCGTGAGTGAGTGTGGTGTCCTTTTGTGACTAAGCCATACCATAATATCTTCAGCCTTTGGCATCGGGGTACGCAGGGTTCATAAGCAGGTCTAGTTTGTACAGCATAAAGAATGTTACAGCTTCTACCTTTTTATGCCTTTTGCGGAACAGCGAGGTATATCTTTttatgccttttgtaacagatcaTACATAGGCCCTATGTTGCCATTTGTAGGGTTGTTAAAAATTGACCATACTGGTATCCCAAATTGTACCTATATTTTCAAGATATAGACACGACACACAATTTCAGTCTTTGACATGCATTCCTTTGAGGTCAATGTTGCAGTCGTTCAGTTCAGTTTGGTACATCTTGCTCTAATTTTAGCCATAGTTTTCCATGAGCAGCCTTACATCACTATCACGACCTAAGGCCGCGCTTGGTTTGTCGTTTCTCCACCGAATTCATTTTACACCTGTAACCACTTCCATCCGTATTAAACTGGGTACCCATAAAAACTGGACGGAAAGAAAACGGAGCGTGGGAGGTGTGTGTATTATTTTTCCAGGTGGAGGCACAAAATGGCCCTTTTTTCTGGATCTAAACAACCAACCAAGCGGGTGTTTCCGAGAAGCACGTATTCATTTTCCGCCTGGATGTTTTACACCCGTAATCATCCATGAAACGATGAACCAAGCGTGGCCTAAGGATCTGTAGACAACCCGTTTGTACGTAATATGACGCAGTTCTGATATTCTGGTTAATTGTTACCAAAACAAGCTCTCGCTCCACTTTTCAACGAATTGCTACCACAAAACTAGAAGTCCTACAAAATCCAGCCCTGTTGATCTAACCCAGTTACCCGGTACATGTTTAACATGTTTCCAATACCTGCTATTAAGGAGCTCTTTTTGTAGAATACACTCCAATTCTTTGCAGTGATGGAGAAATTGATCACTTGCCAAAAGATAACCAAGCATAATTTTTTCCCAGCAGCATCCATGATGTTTGGTTCCTTTATAGGAATGttcaaaacacataaacttgtTTGGATGCTTAGTCCTAGATTTACCATCTGTGTATAGAGTTAACATATGGTAATTCATCTCTTCAATCTGAATTGTCTGATACATGTGGTTCCGTTCATTTTACTAGACGGTTGTGTCAATTGACTTTAATATGATTTTCTTGGTTTACTGTAGTCTGCCAAGTCATATTTATATTTTTACTAAATTTGTTGTTTCAGTTGACATCATTTCTGCAATTGAGTTTGACAAATCTGGTGATCATCTTGCCACTGGAGATAGGGGTGGACGCGTAGTTTTGTTTGAAAGAACTGATGCCAGGGGTGTAAGTACCGCACCATCCAAGTATTGTTGCTTTCTTGCTTAAATCTATTGTGCCCATAAACTAAAGCTATATATGCAGAATGCCAGTCGGACAGAGCTTGAGAGACAAGATTATTCGGTGCCCAGGCATCCTGAGTTCCGCTATAAAACTGAATTTCAGAGTCATGAACCTGAGGTATGCTACTTTGGGTCCTTGGCCGTAAATTACCATGTTCTATATGTCTCCAGCATCTTAGGTCCCATGCAGTTTGGAGTTTTTTTTACAAGGAAATATCCAATCTGACTGCATGTTTTCATTTTGTGTTATATCTCTGGAGATCTTGTGCCCCAGAGAGACTGGAGTTAAAAGTTTGTGACAGAACTTGGATGAAATCATACCATGTCTGCATAATGTGTTTCCCCCACTTTGTACGGTAGACATAGGAAATTGTCATCATACACATTTAGAATGTGTGCAGTCCTTTTATGTTTTGATGTCCAGTACACATTTTGTAGTACACATTTTGTAAAGTATTTCTTAGTTTTAGTTGCAGAATAAGCTTGCCAGCAGAAAAGCAACATAAATCATTTATACTGCTATTGCATGTTATCTTCTAAATGAAACTATTGCTTAGTAATATCCTTGAAATGTGATTTTTCCTGATCTTATATGTAATTTATGTAGTTCGATTACCTAAAGAGTTTGGAAATAGAGGAAAAAATCAACAAGATCAAGTGGGGCCAAACAGCCAACAATGCTCTCTTTATCTTGTCTACAAATGACAAAACAATCAAGTACTGGAAGGTATGTATAAATCAAGTACTGATCATCAGAAGCTTGCTCGATTTATTTCTTCTGGTCATGAGATTTTTCCTTCACTAGTGTTTCTCTAGCCATGTCATGCTTGGAAGATGTATCCATTGcttaatgtactccctccgtcccataatataagatgttattacatcggatatgtgagtatattggatgtaataatgtcttatattatgggacggagggagtaccaaatacTGTTGGGCACCTTAGGGTGGATTTACAGTAAGCCTATTTTTTCCATTTATGCTGGCTTGTTTGATCAAGATAAATATTGTTTTATACTTATGATTGTTTACAAATACAAATGAGGTATTCAATTTCTTCTTTACACTGTTAATAATTCTCAATCCCATCGCTTGCCTTTTTGTATAGAGTTCATTGGTACTTGTCAAACCAGTAACCGTGTACATGCAATGCATGTTAATATTAGGCAATGTTTTTTCTGAGTGAATattaggcaatatattaattgcCTCAGACACTAATATTGGCAAGATCTTAATTGTACGTTGATATTAGGTAGTATATAATCAATTAGTTGACGCTGATGTTGATATTAGGTATACTATTAATCAGGGGAGGGTGCTAAACACATTTAGTGCTAAACACCGGGTCAACGTAGACCATTGGATAGACGTGGTTGACCGTGTGAGATATGTTGGATCTCCGCAACTCGCTCcctttatattggtatagatgtcTGGGCAATCAATTCGACATGTATTACTGCTTTGTTATATCTGCAGCCGCACGACAAGAAACTGAATACAAATGAAGTATTCAATTTCTTCTTTACATTGTTAATAATTCTCAATACCATTGCTTGCCTTTTTATATAAAAAGTTCATTCGCACTTGCCAAATACAAGGGCAGTCGGTGTGATATTGGTGCCTTACTGCTTTGTCATATATCTGCAGGTGCAAGACAAAAAAGTGAAACGAATTTCAGTAATGAATTTGGATACTTCCCAGAGTGCAGACAATGGGACAACTTCTAGTTCGAGTACCAGTAGCTCTAGAGGTCTTCCTAATGGAGGATCCTCAGAAAAGTCATACAATTGTGCAAACAACGATCTGCCATTCCCTCCTGGGGGATATGCTTCATTGCGTTTGCCTGTGGTAGTTGTACTTAACCCACTTTATCCAACATCTGTAGTTATGTACATTCAGCAGTAATGCATGCATTTAAAATAAGTACAGTATCTTTTTTCATGATAAGACACCTGTAAGCTTTCTGGCAAATTGTATGTAAGTTGCAATTAACAAATCTGTAAGTTTCATTTACTTCGTTTGCAGGTTACAGGCCAAGAGTTAAACCCTGTTGCTAGATGCCGGCGTGTATATGCACACGCCCATGATTACCATATCAATTCCATTTCAAATAATAGGTTAGCTTCCTGTTGAGTTATAGATGTCTGGTCAAATTGTAAGATTTTGTAACTTGTTTTACTTGCTCTTGACTTTACATTGCTTACATATCCCCTTCACTTGGTCTTATTATTTTGTTACCCTTTCTATTTTCTGTCTCTTTTCTCTGTTTAATGTGGAAACTACTCCCACCGTATTTCTCATATTCTTTCCCAATTTAGAAAGCTGCCTAAGCTTTCTCTATGTTATCGAGCGAGAGTTTATTGTTCTCATGACTATTGTGTACACACAAATTATACTCTTTCATGGTGCTTTAACCTTTATTTATCATTGTTTTCTTATGAGTTGACCACCGGCCTCTTAGTATTGTTGCACAGTTTCATTTCATAGATGTTCACCATGTTGTGCTTTAGTTTTCCTTCTGAAGTTCTGGCTAGTATATTGTGTCATGTTTTTCCTTCATCTCCATGTCCTCTACAAGTTGTTCTGTCATCTTACAGAGTAATCCATACTTGGCCATTAGGGCATGATTATTGATGCCTGGGTCGCTTGTTATTTTTACATTATGTAGGTAATGTTGTCGCATACTAGGCCTAGGGAGAGGCTGTCGCCCCTGTGAGGCAAGATAGAACTATTCTTCTAATTCTTGCTCGCTTTATTCCTTGTAGGGGTTCCTCTTTTTGTAGAGGCCTAACAATCTAATCTAAGTAACAAATCATGGACATTATCTCTAATTGGCTTATGGCTCAAGCTAAAAGACATATCCCTAATTTAAAGATAAATTTCCGAACTGAGAGATCATGGGGACCCTTTCCCTAACTTGGTGCTCGGCAGGCCATGTACGACGTACATAACAAATGCACACTCTGTCTTGTTGTCAAATATTAGTTTAACAGAGCAGCAGAAGTAAGATATAAGTTATGTTTTGCCTAAGAGATCACTACCTTTCTGTTTCGTGCATTTCTTGAGAAATTGTGATATGGCCTACtagctccatcctggtttattggccccctttgtaatttgtgtcaaattttgaccaaagatataactgacaaaatgttaatgcatgccaacaaaaattatatccttggattcgtatttgaacatagttttcagtgatataatttttggtgacatgcatgaacattttgttagttgaatctatggtcaaaatttgacatgaAATTCAATGGGGACcgataaaccaggacggaggtagtaaaaGGTTATCATGATTTAACCCTAAGAAACATGCCATTTTTATAGCATATAAACTTGTCCTGTGGCAACACTGGCCATCACTTTGGGTAATGCGTACTATCTGGCATGTAATCCAGAAGTCTGAGAAGTTGATACTGCTAGATACATGATATATAAGCTGTTTATACCTGTTTGTATTACCCCTTATTGTGAAGGGTTTCCTTCAGATGTGCCATGTGCATGTACTCTATGTATTGGTGTCTACAGACACAATCAAAGGATGTTCATATGGTAAAATATGTTATGGTTAACAGGGGGCCACTATATTTAAATTCCGTTTGCCCTTTGGATGACTTGATATGATTGGCTTTCTGCAACTAATATATTTATATGCCTTGGTTGATTTATGAATGACACAATGCACGTGCATTATGCTGATATCTTGTTCTCATGTTGTTTTGCTTCAAGTGATGGCGAGACATTCATATCAGCAGATGATCTGCGAATTAATCTGTGGAATTTGGAAATCAACAGTCAGAGCTTTAACATTGTTGATGTGAAGCCTGCAAACATGGAGGATCTAACTGGTAAGCTTGCCAGTCCAATAAGAACTATTTGGTTAATTTATATGTTAAGCATGCAGTGTTATCTAACTGGTGGACGAAATATAATTCTCTATTAGCGGGGTAAGATGCGTAAATATAAACATGATCAGGTAATTTTACCTTTTGTTTAAATCACAGACCTTTTTACCTTGCAAGCGTTGCCGCGCTGCAGGAGTTACCTTCTATGCAGGGCCTCCAAGTTTTCTTCATAGTCCCTTTTCctttccaaaaaataaaataaatcatctGTATGGCCTATTGTTGGAACTTGGATCAACAAGCATGCATTGTGGATAAGGAAGATGGGATGAAAGGCAATTCCTATGCTTTCACCTACCAAATTCTTGATGATTTGTCACTCTGTAGCTATATGTTGGCATCCTAGCTAGCAATTCCTTGTGATTAATAGTCTGCAGCTTTCATGTGATTTCTAGAAATACAGATCACAGTAGTTTTTGCTGTATAGGAAACCACAAGTAAATAAAAAACAAAGTGGTCTGCATCAGCTGTTGCTGCTCAGATACAAAGCTATCTTATCTTGAATTTGTGATTTCCCAATATTTTCTCTTGGTTCATAGTGCAATACCTTTGGTCTTTGTTGTTAATTTTAAATATCCGTATGTGATTATTTTTTAATGTCTGATATGATTCCTGTCACGTCAGTTATTtattcctcttccttttccctgtGGTAATATGCATCACTTGTTATATTTCTGTGAAATTTCAGAGGTGATTACATGTGCGGAGTTCCATCCAACTCACTGTAATACACTAGCCTATAGTAGCTCAAAGGGCGCTATCAGGCTTATTGACCTGCGGCAATCAGCACTGTGTGACAACCATTCTAAACTGTTAGTAATCACCCCTTGCACTTCCTGATGTAACAGTTATCCTTGTTTAGAGGGCAATTCTCAATAGAGTTTGAAGGATTACAAACATTTCGAGTTGAATTATTCAATTAAACTTTGCACAAACTATTTTCTAATTCATTGGTACCATCTTGTACAGATTTGAGGAGCATGAAGCACCTGGATCAAAATCCTTTTTTACGGAGATAATTGCATCCGTTTCAGATATAAAGTTTGCAAGGGATGGACGGCATATTCTTAGTCGTGATTATATGACTCTCAAGGTTTGTAACTGATCTATCTACGATCTACTCATTGAGTCTTTCTGGCCTTTTGCTCTCGTGTAAATTGAATGCAAAAGTTGTCTGAAGAAATCAAACTATTGATTTGATATTAATATCTTGTTGACGTGTTCATCTTGCACTGGTCTTTGAGGCATACTGCTTTCATTCTTTATGTTATGGATAAGCTGCATTAAATTGATGGTTGTCTGCATCAACTATTATTCCGTTTCTAAGTAACTTTAAAATACAGGGTTAGAACATTTTCTTTGGACTTTGTATAAGTAAACAATAGCTTATTGTAAAGTTCCGATTTTCACTCTGACTGGCTAGTAACATGGAAATCTGAAATCTTCTTGGTAAATTTTGTATGTCATGCTGTTGATTCCAACATTTCTGCATGATATATTGAAGTAAATGAATATTGGAATTTCTGGGTTGTGGATCCTTTTGTTTTCAGTTTGCTTTCTTAGATAAAAAGTGATTTGCTGCTTGTATCTTTAGTTCAATATCCTTTTTTTCCCTTCAGTTATGGGATCTCAACATGGATTCAGGCCCAGTAGCAACTTTCCAAGTTCATGAACATTTAAGGCCTAAGGTGAATTTTTTCATCCGAATGATAGCAAAGTAGCAACGTCAAGACCTTTTATGTTCTAATGATGTGTTGATCTCATCTGTTGTAGCTTTGCGATCTATATGAAAACGATTCAATCTTTGACAAATTTGAATGTTGTTTGAGTGGGGATGGTCATCGTCTTGCTACTGGCTCTTACAGGTATTATCATTATGAGCTATAAAAGGTGGTAGCCATTGTTGAATTTGTAACTCATGTATGCTAACTTGTACTCTTCTTGTTGTGCTATACTGTAGTAATTTATTCCGTGTTTTTGGTTGTACTTCTGGAAATACCGAGGCAACCACTTTAGAAGCAAGCAGAAACCCTATGAGGTATGCCATATCttctgatttatttatttatttatgtttatatTGTTATGAACGGTTAGACTGTACTTGGACATGGGCTAGTCCAATTTGTGCATAATTCATAAGCAccttgcatccgacataattctatGCTTCACTTAGTTCAATATGCCACTGCCTATTCTCCTGCTATTCTGGAGCTACCTAGATTTCTTCTATATGTTTCATTTATGATCCGCATGCCAAGTTGGTGGGATTACCAAATACTCGACATAGGTGAACAGTGACCAATTAGTAGTAGGTATAAACACAACAATGTTCACCGACCCACACTCCTAACATAAATTATGTTTTCTAAACCTGGCTAATTATTTCTTCGTTTGTTGGGATTGAAAACCGTATAGGCGTCAGGTTGCTAATCCAACAAGGCCTACAAGAACGCTGACCTCTTTGACCCGTGCTGTGAG encodes the following:
- the LOC123144474 gene encoding serine/threonine protein phosphatase 2A 55 kDa regulatory subunit B beta isoform isoform X3: MPPPRRQERQKSASNTGAQGPPGTRSPHHLAAAPHLVSTPRSPSPSSPILPGPTILTSRSTPPTPPRSSFHGVVTAAALMDPKSPDDRPEAAAPQPLEWRFAQVFGERGAGEDVQEVDIISAIEFDKSGDHLATGDRGGRVVLFERTDARGNASRTELERQDYSVPRHPEFRYKTEFQSHEPEFDYLKSLEIEEKINKIKWGQTANNALFILSTNDKTIKYWKVQDKKVKRISVMNLDTSQSADNGTTSSSSTSSSRGLPNGGSSEKSYNCANNDLPFPPGGYASLRLPVVVTGQELNPVARCRRVYAHAHDYHINSISNNSDGETFISADDLRINLWNLEINSQSFNIVDVKPANMEDLTEVITCAEFHPTHCNTLAYSSSKGAIRLIDLRQSALCDNHSKLFEEHEAPGSKSFFTEIIASVSDIKFARDGRHILSRDYMTLKLWDLNMDSGPVATFQVHEHLRPKLCDLYENDSIFDKFECCLSGDGHRLATGSYSNLFRVFGCTSGNTEATTLEASRNPMRRQVANPTRPTRTLTSLTRAVRRGADGNGNSNDFSTKLLHLAWHPTENSIACAAGNSLYMYYA
- the LOC123144474 gene encoding serine/threonine protein phosphatase 2A 55 kDa regulatory subunit B beta isoform isoform X1, whose protein sequence is MPPPRRQERQKSASNTGAQGPPGTRSPHHLAAAPHLVSTPRSPSPSSPILPGPTILTSRSTPPTPPRSSFHGVVTAAALMDPKSPDDRPEAAAPQPLEWRFAQVFGERGAGEDVQEVDIISAIEFDKSGDHLATGDRGGRVVLFERTDARGNASRTELERQDYSVPRHPEFRYKTEFQSHEPEFDYLKSLEIEEKINKIKWGQTANNALFILSTNDKTIKYWKVQDKKVKRISVMNLDTSQSADNGTTSSSSTSSSRGLPNGGSSEKSYNCANNDLPFPPGGYASLRLPVVVTGQELNPVARCRRVYAHAHDYHINSISNNSDGETFISADDLRINLWNLEINSQSFNIVDVKPANMEDLTEVITCAEFHPTHCNTLAYSSSKGAIRLIDLRQSALCDNHSKLFEEHEAPGSKSFFTEIIASVSDIKFARDGRHILSRDYMTLKLWDLNMDSGPVATFQVHEHLRPKLCDLYENDSIFDKFECCLSGDGHRLATGSYSNLFRVFGCTSGNTEATTLEASRNPMRRQVANPTRPTRTLTSLTRAVRRGGENAGADGNGNSNDFSTKLLHLAWHPTENSIACAAGNSLYMYYA
- the LOC123144474 gene encoding serine/threonine protein phosphatase 2A 55 kDa regulatory subunit B beta isoform isoform X2 gives rise to the protein MPPPRRQERQKSASNTGAQGPPGTRSPHHLAAAPHLVSTPRSPSPSSPILPGPTILTSRSTPPTPPRSSFHGVVTAAALMDPKSPDDRPEAAAPQPLEWRFAQVFGERGAGEDVQEVDIISAIEFDKSGDHLATGDRGGRVVLFERTDARGNASRTELERQDYSVPRHPEFRYKTEFQSHEPEFDYLKSLEIEEKINKIKWGQTANNALFILSTNDKTIKYWKVQDKKVKRISVMNLDTSQSADNGTTSSSSTSSSRGLPNGGSSEKSYNCANNDLPFPPGGYASLRLPVVTGQELNPVARCRRVYAHAHDYHINSISNNSDGETFISADDLRINLWNLEINSQSFNIVDVKPANMEDLTEVITCAEFHPTHCNTLAYSSSKGAIRLIDLRQSALCDNHSKLFEEHEAPGSKSFFTEIIASVSDIKFARDGRHILSRDYMTLKLWDLNMDSGPVATFQVHEHLRPKLCDLYENDSIFDKFECCLSGDGHRLATGSYSNLFRVFGCTSGNTEATTLEASRNPMRRQVANPTRPTRTLTSLTRAVRRGGENAGADGNGNSNDFSTKLLHLAWHPTENSIACAAGNSLYMYYA